A genomic window from Rhizobium sp. 007 includes:
- a CDS encoding DUF1883 domain-containing protein, with product MPKPNFRFTHYDLHEQRAGTVVEVTLNAVNNVRLMTAPNYQRFTEVLDFKYIGGVAKKSPIRLAVPESGHWHLIVDMEGHHGLAGSAVKVIAAPAGQKHAS from the coding sequence ATGCCGAAACCGAACTTCCGCTTTACCCATTATGATCTTCACGAGCAGCGCGCCGGAACCGTTGTCGAGGTGACACTGAATGCGGTGAACAATGTGCGGCTGATGACGGCGCCGAACTATCAGCGCTTCACCGAGGTTCTCGATTTCAAGTATATTGGCGGAGTTGCCAAAAAATCGCCCATCAGGCTCGCCGTTCCCGAAAGCGGCCACTGGCATCTGATCGTGGACATGGAAGGCCATCACGGGCTTGCCGGTTCCGCAGTGAAGGTGATTGCCGCGCCGGCGGGGCAGAAGCACGCGTCATAA
- a CDS encoding oxidoreductase encodes MKVWFITGASRGFGALMTKEALAAGDAVVATARNPKSVTDKFGDHPNLVAVALDVTNEGQAKEAAATAVERFGRIDVLANNAGYGLLGAVEEATAEEVERLYATNVFGLLKVTRAVLPYMRRQRSGHILNFSSIGGYFGYPGWGVYGSTKFAVEGLSESLAAELEPFGIKVTIVEPGFFRTDFLADNSLAVSPASIPDYIGTPAGNMRDFAADANHAQPGDPARLAAGIITLANAASPPLRMPFGSDTVAKIEEQNASVAKELAEWRELAVSTDFQTDAAA; translated from the coding sequence ATGAAAGTCTGGTTCATCACTGGTGCATCCCGCGGCTTCGGCGCGCTGATGACGAAGGAAGCGCTTGCAGCCGGCGATGCGGTCGTCGCCACAGCCCGCAATCCGAAGAGCGTCACCGACAAGTTCGGCGACCACCCGAACCTTGTCGCCGTCGCCCTTGACGTCACCAATGAGGGACAAGCGAAGGAGGCCGCGGCAACAGCCGTCGAACGCTTCGGCCGCATCGACGTCCTCGCTAACAATGCGGGTTACGGCCTGCTCGGCGCCGTGGAGGAAGCAACCGCCGAGGAAGTCGAAAGGCTTTACGCCACCAATGTCTTCGGCCTCCTGAAGGTCACCCGTGCCGTCCTGCCCTATATGCGTCGCCAGCGTTCGGGACACATCTTGAACTTTTCCTCGATCGGCGGCTATTTCGGCTATCCCGGCTGGGGCGTCTATGGTTCGACCAAGTTCGCCGTCGAAGGCCTGTCGGAATCCCTGGCCGCCGAACTCGAGCCCTTCGGCATCAAGGTGACGATCGTCGAGCCCGGCTTCTTCCGCACAGATTTCCTCGCCGACAACTCGCTGGCGGTCAGCCCGGCCTCGATCCCGGACTATATCGGCACGCCGGCCGGCAACATGCGCGATTTCGCAGCCGATGCAAACCATGCCCAGCCGGGCGACCCGGCAAGGCTCGCAGCCGGCATCATCACCCTTGCGAACGCGGCAAGCCCGCCGCTCCGCATGCCCTTCGGCAGCGATACAGTCGCGAAGATCGAGGAGCAGAATGCGAGCGTTGCCAAAGAGCTTGCCGAATGGCGCGAACTCGCCGTCTCGACGGATTTTCAAACAGACGCCGCCGCTTGA
- the ftsZ gene encoding cell division protein FtsZ — protein sequence MTDAKSGISGLRPRITVIGVGGGGGNAINNMISENLEGVDFIAANTDAQVLATSKASRRIQLGAHVTEGLGAGSLPEVGRAAAEESIDEIMDHLAGSHMCFVTAGMGGGTGTGAAPVIAHAARSAGILTVGVVTKPFTFEGNRRLRTADIGIEALRQAADTVIVIPNQNLFRIADAKTTFADAFMTADRVLFAGVGCITDLIVKEGLINLDFADVKSVMRGMGRAMMGTGESSGDERALKAAEAAIANPLLDDISMKGAKGVLISISGGSDMTLFEVDEAASRIRDEVQDDADIVVGAIFDRNLDGKFRVSVVATGLDAELSTSAPDAVAQQIHTRTLQ from the coding sequence ATGACGGACGCCAAGAGCGGGATTTCGGGATTGCGGCCGCGGATCACGGTGATCGGCGTTGGCGGCGGCGGCGGCAATGCGATCAACAACATGATCTCCGAAAATCTGGAAGGTGTCGATTTCATCGCCGCCAATACGGATGCTCAGGTGCTGGCAACGTCCAAGGCGTCGCGCCGCATCCAGCTCGGCGCGCACGTGACCGAGGGGCTCGGTGCCGGATCGCTGCCGGAAGTCGGCCGTGCAGCGGCCGAAGAATCGATCGACGAGATCATGGATCACCTGGCAGGCTCGCATATGTGCTTCGTCACCGCCGGCATGGGCGGTGGCACGGGCACGGGTGCTGCGCCGGTGATTGCGCATGCGGCACGCTCCGCCGGCATCCTGACGGTCGGCGTCGTCACTAAGCCCTTCACCTTCGAGGGCAACCGGCGCCTGAGGACGGCGGATATCGGCATCGAGGCGCTGCGCCAGGCGGCCGACACCGTAATCGTCATTCCGAACCAGAACCTTTTCCGCATCGCCGATGCGAAGACCACCTTCGCCGACGCCTTCATGACCGCCGACCGCGTACTCTTTGCCGGTGTCGGCTGCATCACCGACCTGATCGTCAAGGAAGGCCTGATCAATCTCGACTTCGCCGACGTCAAATCGGTGATGCGCGGCATGGGCCGGGCGATGATGGGGACCGGTGAGTCATCCGGCGACGAGCGCGCGCTGAAGGCGGCCGAAGCGGCGATCGCCAATCCCTTGCTCGACGACATCTCGATGAAGGGCGCCAAGGGCGTTCTGATCTCGATTTCCGGCGGTTCGGACATGACGCTCTTCGAAGTGGACGAGGCCGCAAGCCGCATCCGCGACGAGGTGCAGGACGACGCCGACATCGTCGTCGGCGCGATCTTCGACCGCAATCTCGACGGCAAGTTCCGCGTGTCCGTCGTCGCAACGGGCCTCGACGCTGAGCTCTCCACATCGGCACCGGATGCCGTCGCTCAGCAGATCCATACGCGCACGCTTCAATAA
- a CDS encoding 2-dehydropantoate 2-reductase translates to MPFRTICIYGAGALGGAMAVKLAAGLGTGATISVVARGAHLDAMRKNGLDLFEAGSETPVNARITATDDPSALPPQDLIVTGLKGHQLGPAAEGIANLLKDGTRVVMILNGIPWWYFHRDRQSPHAELQLEELDPGGRLWRLIGPQRVIGCVAYQGAEVINPGQVKLSNDGRFILGEPSGEPSADLEAIAALFSRAGLSITATQRIRDEIWNKLTGNAAFNPISALTRALMTDIMANPALAETVGKVMTEVRTVGRALGARFDSTIEERLEQSRHVGAVRTSMLQDLLAGKPLEIVPLTGMIVTLGRLVSVPTPVSETVFALVSQLDRENQR, encoded by the coding sequence ATGCCTTTCAGGACTATCTGTATCTATGGCGCCGGCGCGCTTGGCGGTGCCATGGCGGTGAAGCTTGCAGCCGGACTCGGCACCGGAGCGACGATCTCCGTGGTGGCGCGAGGCGCCCATCTCGATGCGATGAGGAAGAATGGCCTTGACCTCTTCGAAGCCGGCTCCGAGACGCCGGTCAACGCCCGTATCACCGCAACGGATGATCCATCGGCGCTTCCGCCGCAGGATCTGATCGTTACGGGCCTTAAGGGCCATCAGCTTGGCCCGGCAGCCGAAGGCATCGCCAACCTGCTGAAGGACGGCACGCGTGTCGTCATGATCCTGAACGGCATTCCGTGGTGGTATTTTCACCGCGACAGGCAAAGCCCGCATGCCGAACTGCAGTTGGAGGAACTCGATCCGGGCGGCCGGCTCTGGCGCCTGATCGGTCCGCAACGTGTCATCGGCTGCGTTGCCTATCAGGGCGCGGAAGTGATCAATCCCGGCCAGGTGAAGCTCTCGAACGATGGCCGCTTCATCCTGGGCGAGCCGTCCGGTGAACCATCCGCCGATCTCGAAGCGATTGCCGCGCTCTTCTCCCGCGCCGGCCTCAGTATTACGGCCACGCAGCGCATCCGCGACGAAATTTGGAACAAGCTTACTGGCAACGCCGCCTTCAATCCGATCAGCGCCCTGACGCGAGCCCTGATGACCGACATCATGGCCAATCCGGCGCTTGCCGAAACCGTCGGCAAGGTGATGACCGAAGTGCGCACCGTCGGCCGCGCGCTTGGCGCCCGCTTTGACAGCACCATCGAAGAGCGGCTCGAGCAATCACGGCACGTAGGCGCAGTGCGCACCTCGATGCTGCAGGATCTTTTGGCCGGAAAGCCGCTCGAAATCGTGCCCCTCACCGGCATGATCGTCACGCTGGGACGGCTTGTGTCGGTGCCGACGCCGGTCTCCGAAACGGTATTCGCGCTGGTCTCGCAGCTCGATCGGGAGAACCAGCGGTAG
- a CDS encoding gamma-glutamylcyclotransferase encodes MRTRQIALTPEHLAQVHCILKDPGPDPTWTYHADQDYKAIVQGLLASRPGGPDAWLFAYGSLIWKPELVHVEARRATARGWHRSFCFRIERFRGTKHKPGLMMSLDRGGQCRGVVFRLPPDDLESQLDKLVRREITVKPPNNIPRWVTVETDKGSLRAIAFVMNRQSRFYTGRLPPEEVADVLAEACGHWGSGAEYLHNTVAHLEEQGIRDRNLWRLQALVAERIRPNA; translated from the coding sequence ATGCGAACCCGTCAAATAGCGCTCACGCCAGAGCATCTGGCTCAGGTTCATTGCATCTTGAAGGATCCTGGTCCGGACCCAACTTGGACCTATCACGCCGACCAAGACTATAAGGCCATCGTGCAGGGCCTGCTGGCCTCGCGCCCTGGCGGGCCGGACGCGTGGCTCTTTGCCTACGGCTCCCTGATCTGGAAACCTGAGCTCGTCCATGTTGAGGCACGCCGCGCTACGGCCCGAGGGTGGCACCGCTCCTTCTGCTTCCGGATCGAGCGGTTCCGGGGCACCAAGCACAAGCCGGGACTGATGATGTCGCTCGACCGGGGCGGCCAATGTCGGGGCGTCGTCTTCAGACTGCCGCCGGACGATCTGGAAAGCCAGTTGGACAAGCTGGTGCGGCGTGAGATCACGGTGAAGCCGCCCAACAACATCCCGCGCTGGGTCACCGTCGAAACGGATAAGGGATCGCTGCGCGCCATCGCCTTCGTGATGAACCGGCAGTCGCGCTTCTACACGGGCAGACTGCCACCTGAGGAGGTTGCCGACGTGTTGGCGGAAGCTTGCGGCCACTGGGGTTCCGGCGCCGAGTATCTCCACAACACAGTGGCGCATCTCGAGGAGCAAGGCATCCGCGATCGCAACCTTTGGCGCTTGCAGGCTCTGGTTGCGGAGCGGATCAGACCCAATGCATAG
- a CDS encoding phosphoketolase family protein: MEQHASNTVPSTLSDADLALLDRYWRAANYLSVGQIYLLDNPLLREPLKPEHIKPRLLGHWGTTPGLNFIYVHLNRMIRARDLDIIYMCGPGHGGPGMVANTYLEGTYSEIYPDISEDADGMRKLFRQFSFPGGIPSHAAPETPGSIHEGGELGYALVHAYGAAFDNPELTVACVVGDGEAETGPLAASWHSNKFLNPARDGAVLPILHLNGYKIANPTILARASNDDLRDLFQGYGHQPFFVEGHEPADMHSKMAAAFDAVFDRIRDIQAQARSGVAGMTRWPMIVLRSPKGWTGPKEVDGKKVEGFWRAHQVPVSNCRGDDGHRKILEDWMRSYEPENLFDTDGRLKDDLQALAPEGNRRMGANPHANGGLLRKELSVPDICDYEIKIGDRGSKAVQSTEIFGQYLRDVLKLNAKNANFRIFGPDETESNRLGSVFEATDRVWMENIEPYDVHLSRDGRVMEVLSEHLCQGWLEGYLLTGRHGLLSCYEAFIHIVDSMFNQHAKWLKVTRELAWRKPISSLNYLLTSHVWRQDHNGFSHQDPGFVDLVANKKADIVRIYLPPDANTLLWVGDHCLKTYDRVNVIVAGKQPEPQYLPMDEAIEHCKAGIGIWEWASNEDNTIAPDVIMACAGDVPTMETLAAVSLLREMIPDLKMRVVNVVDLLALQAKEQHPHGLEHGEFDRIFTKDKPVIFAYHGYPYLIHRLTYKRTNHENIHVRGFIEEGTTTTPFDMTVLNELDRFHLAIEAIERVPGLKEKVPDVLDRLHVKLVEHHAYVREYGEDMPEVRNWKWPAS; this comes from the coding sequence ATGGAACAGCACGCCTCGAACACCGTCCCTTCCACGCTTTCCGACGCCGACCTCGCTTTGCTCGACCGCTACTGGCGGGCCGCCAATTATCTCTCCGTCGGCCAGATCTACCTCTTGGATAACCCGCTTTTGCGCGAACCGCTGAAGCCCGAGCATATCAAGCCCCGTCTCCTCGGCCACTGGGGCACGACGCCGGGACTGAACTTCATCTATGTGCACCTCAACCGGATGATCCGTGCCCGCGACCTCGACATCATCTATATGTGCGGACCCGGCCATGGCGGGCCGGGCATGGTCGCCAACACCTACCTCGAAGGCACCTATAGCGAGATCTATCCGGATATTTCCGAGGATGCGGACGGCATGCGCAAGCTCTTCCGCCAGTTTTCCTTTCCCGGCGGTATTCCAAGCCATGCAGCACCCGAAACGCCCGGCTCGATCCATGAAGGCGGCGAGCTCGGCTATGCCCTCGTCCACGCCTATGGCGCCGCCTTCGACAATCCGGAGCTGACCGTCGCCTGTGTCGTCGGCGACGGCGAGGCCGAAACCGGCCCGCTTGCAGCCAGCTGGCATTCGAACAAGTTCCTGAACCCTGCCCGCGACGGCGCGGTGCTGCCGATCCTGCATCTCAACGGCTACAAGATCGCCAACCCCACGATTCTTGCCCGCGCCAGCAACGATGATCTGCGCGATCTCTTCCAGGGATATGGCCACCAGCCCTTCTTCGTCGAGGGACACGAGCCGGCCGACATGCACAGCAAGATGGCGGCCGCCTTCGACGCAGTGTTCGACCGAATCAGGGACATCCAGGCGCAAGCGCGCTCAGGCGTCGCCGGCATGACGCGCTGGCCGATGATCGTGCTTCGCAGCCCGAAAGGCTGGACGGGGCCCAAGGAAGTCGACGGCAAGAAGGTCGAGGGCTTCTGGCGCGCCCATCAGGTGCCGGTCTCCAACTGCCGCGGCGACGACGGCCACCGGAAGATCCTCGAAGACTGGATGCGCAGCTACGAGCCGGAAAACTTGTTCGATACGGACGGACGCCTGAAGGACGACCTGCAGGCGCTGGCGCCCGAGGGCAACCGCCGGATGGGGGCCAACCCGCACGCCAATGGCGGCCTGTTGCGCAAGGAGCTCTCCGTCCCCGATATCTGCGATTACGAGATCAAGATCGGGGACCGTGGCAGCAAGGCCGTGCAATCGACCGAGATTTTCGGTCAGTACCTGCGCGATGTGCTGAAGCTCAATGCCAAGAATGCGAATTTCCGCATCTTCGGCCCCGACGAAACGGAATCGAACCGCCTCGGCAGCGTCTTCGAGGCGACGGACCGCGTCTGGATGGAGAACATCGAGCCCTATGACGTGCATCTTTCCCGCGACGGCCGCGTCATGGAGGTCCTGAGCGAACATCTCTGCCAGGGCTGGCTGGAGGGCTACCTTCTGACCGGACGGCACGGCCTGTTGTCGTGCTACGAAGCCTTCATCCACATCGTCGACTCGATGTTCAACCAGCACGCCAAATGGCTGAAGGTCACCCGCGAACTGGCGTGGCGAAAGCCGATATCCTCCCTCAACTACCTGCTCACCTCGCATGTCTGGCGGCAGGATCACAACGGCTTTTCCCATCAGGATCCGGGCTTCGTCGATCTCGTCGCCAACAAGAAGGCCGATATTGTGCGCATCTACCTGCCGCCGGATGCCAACACACTGCTCTGGGTCGGCGACCATTGCCTGAAGACCTACGACCGCGTCAACGTCATCGTCGCAGGCAAGCAGCCGGAGCCGCAATATCTGCCGATGGATGAGGCGATCGAGCACTGCAAGGCCGGGATCGGCATCTGGGAATGGGCCAGCAACGAGGATAACACGATCGCGCCCGACGTGATCATGGCCTGCGCCGGCGACGTGCCGACGATGGAAACGCTTGCCGCCGTCAGCCTCCTTCGCGAGATGATCCCCGATCTGAAAATGCGCGTCGTCAACGTCGTCGACCTTTTGGCGCTGCAGGCCAAGGAGCAGCATCCGCACGGCCTGGAGCACGGTGAATTCGACCGCATCTTCACAAAGGACAAGCCGGTGATCTTCGCCTATCACGGCTATCCCTATCTCATCCACCGGCTGACCTACAAACGCACAAACCACGAAAACATTCACGTGCGCGGTTTCATCGAGGAAGGAACGACTACGACGCCTTTCGACATGACGGTGCTGAACGAGCTCGACCGCTTCCATCTCGCCATCGAAGCCATCGAGCGCGTGCCGGGATTGAAGGAGAAGGTGCCGGACGTTCTCGACCGGCTGCATGTGAAACTCGTCGAACACCACGCCTACGTCCGGGAATATGGCGAGGACATGCCCGAGGTCAGAAACTGGAAATGGCCGGCGTCATGA
- a CDS encoding acetate/propionate family kinase: MARSGGLLLALKIGIFDAGTGAARPIGKGKIDFDDSALVLRYSLGDDSFERPLSGDNGERFAEVIEGTLDHLLAQLPPGSLKLASHRVVHGGLRFREAAALDAQTICEIEAMVPLAPLHQPQALRVIRALQDLRPDILQTASFDTAFHATQDDLVRRMAIPRSLHDEGVRRYGFHGLSYKFIAGALKRQAPEVTGGKVVAAHLGSGASLCALQGGISRDCSMGFSALDGIPMATRPGSLDPGALLYLMRKGTRDPSELEHFLYHACGMLGVSGISGDTRDLLKDKRPEAAQAIDLFCFRIASEIGRMSVTLGGLDAIVFTAGIGENQPEIRRRVAAHLRWMGLRLDDGGNEANMTVISTPDSRIAALVIPTDEEQVIADEALAILRAG, encoded by the coding sequence TTGGCCCGCTCCGGCGGGCTTCTTCTTGCGCTCAAGATCGGCATCTTCGATGCCGGCACAGGCGCCGCCCGGCCGATCGGCAAGGGAAAGATCGACTTCGACGACAGCGCGCTCGTCCTGCGCTATTCGCTGGGGGACGACAGCTTCGAGCGCCCGCTTTCGGGCGATAATGGCGAGCGGTTTGCCGAGGTCATCGAAGGCACACTGGATCACCTGCTGGCTCAACTGCCACCCGGCTCCCTGAAGCTCGCCTCCCATCGCGTCGTCCATGGCGGCCTTCGGTTTCGTGAGGCCGCAGCGCTTGACGCGCAGACGATCTGCGAGATCGAGGCGATGGTTCCGCTTGCCCCACTGCACCAGCCACAGGCGCTGCGGGTGATCCGCGCGCTGCAGGATCTGCGACCCGACATTCTGCAGACGGCATCGTTCGACACCGCCTTCCACGCGACGCAGGACGATCTCGTCCGGCGCATGGCGATCCCGCGATCGCTGCATGACGAAGGCGTGCGCCGCTACGGCTTCCACGGCCTGTCTTACAAATTCATCGCCGGCGCGCTCAAGCGGCAGGCGCCGGAGGTGACCGGCGGAAAGGTCGTGGCCGCCCATCTCGGCAGCGGAGCCAGCCTTTGCGCCCTGCAGGGCGGCATCAGCCGCGATTGCAGCATGGGGTTCTCGGCCCTTGACGGCATCCCGATGGCAACGCGGCCGGGGTCGCTCGATCCAGGCGCCCTCCTCTATCTCATGCGGAAGGGAACGCGCGATCCCAGCGAGCTGGAACACTTCCTCTATCATGCCTGCGGCATGCTGGGCGTCTCCGGCATCAGCGGGGATACTCGGGATCTTCTGAAGGACAAGCGGCCGGAAGCTGCCCAGGCCATCGATCTCTTCTGCTTCCGCATCGCCAGCGAGATCGGCCGCATGTCGGTGACGCTGGGCGGCCTGGACGCGATCGTTTTCACCGCCGGCATCGGCGAAAACCAGCCGGAAATCAGGCGCCGCGTCGCCGCCCATCTCCGCTGGATGGGCCTTCGTCTCGATGATGGCGGGAACGAGGCCAACATGACGGTCATCAGCACGCCGGACAGCAGGATTGCCGCGCTCGTCATCCCCACGGACGAGGAGCAGGTTATCGCCGACGAGGCGCTCGCTATTCTCCGTGCGGGGTGA
- a CDS encoding phytochelatin synthase family protein, translating to MKRGWISGLIAGVGLSAAAALYVISPSKVSPDQIQASVTQAPDLMNRAWVLPAAATFKSNVTWQSNGSRCGPASVANVFRSIGEEETTEAEVLDGTGKCWTGVCIMGLTLDELAEVAKAQTTRDVSVLRDLTSEAFHEHMRRANDPGRRYIINFSREMIFGAGVGHHSPIGGYLETEDMVFVLDVNEDFKPWLIERERLFSAMDTMDGDKKRGLLLIDE from the coding sequence ATGAAGCGCGGGTGGATTTCCGGTTTGATTGCTGGCGTCGGCCTGTCGGCCGCAGCCGCGCTATATGTCATCAGCCCGTCCAAAGTTTCGCCTGATCAGATCCAGGCCTCGGTCACCCAAGCGCCGGATCTGATGAACCGCGCCTGGGTGCTCCCGGCAGCCGCCACTTTCAAGTCGAACGTCACATGGCAATCGAACGGTTCGCGTTGCGGCCCGGCGAGCGTGGCAAATGTGTTCCGATCGATCGGCGAGGAGGAGACGACGGAAGCCGAGGTCCTCGACGGCACTGGAAAATGCTGGACAGGCGTCTGCATCATGGGGCTGACGCTTGATGAGCTTGCCGAAGTCGCAAAGGCACAGACCACAAGGGACGTTTCGGTCCTTCGCGATCTTACGAGCGAGGCGTTTCACGAGCATATGAGGCGAGCCAACGATCCCGGCCGCCGCTACATCATCAATTTCAGCCGTGAGATGATTTTTGGCGCTGGCGTCGGCCACCACTCGCCAATTGGCGGCTATCTGGAAACCGAAGACATGGTGTTCGTTCTCGATGTGAACGAAGACTTCAAGCCCTGGCTGATCGAGCGCGAGCGCCTTTTTTCTGCGATGGACACCATGGACGGCGACAAAAAACGAGGCCTGTTACTGATCGACGAATAG
- a CDS encoding LysR family transcriptional regulator — MRATELSELAAFAAVARHRSFRKAGEERGVTASAVSHAVLNLEDRIGVRLLNRTTRSVSLTEAGELLKSHLDPAFGEITAALDALNRFRDTPFGKVRINVPNSIAPFVIGRVIGPLLEKNPNLQLEISATDRLIDIVEEGFDGGIRFGERVTEGMIALRIKPRLRLVVVGSPAYFKRRPKPVTPHDLKRHLCIQNMFPSGARYPWDFEKDGQAITFHPAGPLSLDDHELMTQAALGGVALAYVWEDRVEKMIAAGELIQVLDDWCQPEEPLYLYYPSRRHMPAGFRAVIEAMKAE; from the coding sequence ATGCGCGCCACCGAGCTTTCCGAACTGGCAGCTTTTGCCGCCGTTGCCCGGCACCGGAGCTTCAGAAAGGCGGGCGAGGAGAGGGGCGTCACGGCCTCCGCCGTCAGCCATGCGGTTCTCAATCTCGAGGACAGGATCGGCGTCCGGCTTTTGAATCGCACGACGCGCAGCGTCTCGCTGACGGAGGCGGGCGAACTCCTGAAGTCGCATCTCGATCCGGCCTTCGGTGAGATCACTGCAGCGCTCGATGCGCTGAACCGGTTTCGTGACACGCCCTTCGGCAAGGTCAGGATCAACGTTCCGAATTCGATCGCGCCTTTCGTGATCGGCCGGGTGATCGGCCCGCTGCTCGAAAAGAATCCGAACCTGCAGCTCGAAATCAGCGCCACGGACCGCCTGATCGATATTGTCGAAGAAGGTTTCGATGGCGGGATAAGGTTTGGGGAGCGGGTGACGGAAGGCATGATCGCCTTGCGCATCAAGCCGCGGCTGCGCCTGGTGGTCGTCGGTTCGCCCGCCTATTTCAAACGGCGGCCGAAGCCGGTGACACCGCACGACCTGAAGCGCCATCTCTGTATCCAGAACATGTTCCCCTCCGGCGCGCGTTACCCATGGGATTTCGAGAAGGACGGGCAGGCGATTACCTTCCACCCGGCCGGCCCGCTTTCGCTCGACGACCACGAACTGATGACCCAAGCAGCCCTTGGCGGCGTGGCGCTCGCCTATGTCTGGGAAGATCGCGTGGAGAAGATGATCGCGGCCGGCGAACTCATCCAGGTGCTCGACGACTGGTGCCAGCCGGAAGAGCCGCTCTACCTCTACTACCCCAGCCGGCGCCACATGCCGGCGGGGTTCAGGGCAGTGATCGAAGCGATGAAGGCGGAATAG
- a CDS encoding carboxymuconolactone decarboxylase family protein — protein MPFIHTPDASASEKTASMYASAESNYGYLPNMYRTFGHRPEVMENWGALLSSIRSHMSPRRYELVTLAAAKELKSSYCMLAHGSVLLREGFTNDGLAAVANETEKAPIDAVERAVMAFAAKVVRDATSVTQQDVDGLKKHQLTDAEIFDITAAAAARCFFSKMLDALGAAPDHVYAERLDPNLRKALTVGRPVTGLT, from the coding sequence ATGCCCTTCATCCACACCCCCGACGCATCCGCCAGCGAGAAGACCGCGTCCATGTACGCGTCCGCCGAGTCGAACTACGGCTATCTGCCAAACATGTACCGCACCTTCGGGCACCGGCCCGAGGTGATGGAGAACTGGGGTGCCCTGCTTTCGAGCATCCGCAGTCATATGAGCCCCAGGCGCTACGAGCTGGTGACGCTGGCGGCGGCAAAGGAACTCAAGTCCTCGTATTGCATGCTGGCGCACGGTTCCGTGCTGTTGCGCGAGGGCTTCACCAATGACGGGCTGGCGGCCGTGGCGAACGAGACGGAAAAGGCGCCGATCGATGCCGTCGAGCGCGCCGTCATGGCCTTTGCCGCCAAAGTGGTGCGCGACGCGACCTCGGTGACGCAGCAAGATGTCGACGGGTTGAAAAAGCACCAGCTCACCGATGCCGAGATCTTCGACATCACCGCGGCGGCGGCAGCCCGCTGCTTCTTCTCGAAGATGCTGGATGCACTGGGTGCGGCACCGGACCATGTCTATGCCGAACGGCTCGACCCCAATCTCCGCAAGGCACTCACCGTCGGCCGCCCGGTCACGGGGCTCACCTGA